A part of Neovison vison isolate M4711 chromosome 6, ASM_NN_V1, whole genome shotgun sequence genomic DNA contains:
- the LOC122909772 gene encoding olfactory receptor 7E24-like, translating to MEPRNLTAFSEFLLRGLSDDPELEPILFGLFLSLYLVTMLGNLLIILVVTSDSHLHTPMYFFLSNLSLADIGFSTTTIPKMLVNIQTHSKFITYAGCPTQVSFFFLFACLDSLLLAVMDYDRFVAICHPLNYSVIMNPCFCCLLVLISFFGSLLDSQIHCLMVSQLTFCTNVEIHHFFCDAPQLFHLACSDTSIHTILMYFIGALFGGVPLSGILCSYTRIVSSILRIPSTDGKYKAFSTCSSHLLVVCLFYGTAIGVYFSSSISSSLRKGAVVSVAYTVVTPMLNPFIYTLRNKDIKRALQGTICRRV from the coding sequence ATGGAACCACGGAATCTAACAGCTTTCTCAGAGTTCCTTCTCCGGGGCCTCTCAGATGATCCAGAACTGGAGCCCATTCTCTTTGGGCTCTTCCTGTCCTTGTATCTGGTCACCATGCTTGGGAATCTGCTCATCATCCTGGTTGTCACCTCTGACTCCCACctccacacacccatgtacttcttcctctccaacctGTCCTTGGCTGATATTGGTTTCAGCACCACGACAATCCCCAAGATGCTGGTGAACATTCAAACACACAGCAAATTTATCACCTATGCAGGCTGCCCAACTCAggtgtccttttttttcctgtttgcctGTTTGGACAGTCTGCTCCTGGCTGTGATGGACTATGACCGATTTGTGGCCATTTGTCACCCCCTGAACTATTCAGTCATCATGAACCCATGCTTCTGTTGCTTGTTGGTCCTGATATCATTTTTTGGCAGCCTTTTAGACTCTCAGATTCATTGTTTGATGGTGTCCCAACTCACCTTCTGCACAAATGTGGAAATTCATCATTTCTTTTGTGATGCACCTCAACTCTTCCACCTTGCCTGCTCTGATACCTCCATCCACACCATACTAATGTATTTTATTGGTGCCCTCTTTGGTGGTGTTCCCCTCTCAGGGATCCTTTGTTCTTATACACGAATTGTTTCTTCCATTCTGAGAATCCCATCCACAGATGGGAAGTACAAAGCCTTTTCTACCTGTAGCTCCCACCTGTtggttgtttgcttgttttatggAACAGCCATTGGAGTGTACTTCAGTTCAtccatctcctcctccctcaggaAGGGTGCAGTGGTCTCGGTGGCGTATACTGTGGTCACTCCTATGCTGAACCCCTTCATCTACACTCTGAGGAACAAGGACATCAAGAGGGCACTGCAGGGGACCATCTGCAGAAGAGTCTAA